The DNA segment TTTATTTGAACattaatgcttttaaaattattaaaatgtatgtttataaaaattaatttttttcaattattatacATTTAGAATGATGGACTTATCTACAAAATATGTTTGAAACACAtctaaatcataaatctaaaatttaaatttaaacgttaaaaataaaattaatttttttatatcttattcgaTAAAAATGTATctaatatttcttattttttattaacatttttaaaattattaaaataaataattaaactaaattttttagatcttattcaataaaattatatctaaCATATTAGTTCAAAATATGATCTCTTGTAGTGGTTTCATATGTGTGGGTTAATAATTAAAACCCTTATTAAGATTTacattttagattttaaaattaaaatctttgattttactgaatttaatttttggatgtatatttaaatgataatctgttaataattaaaaatgttaaaactgaaacagaaattttaaattttaaatttttattttatttagtttgtattttgaatgtgtatttaatttaaaaaaaatactaaatttatttaaatatgtttgttttaatttttttaaattattctaataaaaagcTGAATAAAAGATTATATTTAAAGGATATTTAGTCATACTattctattttataataaaatatttgtttatcaTCTTTATCTGTAAACATAGGCTTTAAGCCGAATTACATCCATTTTTTATGTGTCGAATTCTAGCTAGCTCTTGTGCGCTACTCTAATTATTGTCTaaattcttaacatatattttatattttgttaattttaataactaattttaatgtatatatatagtatgataTTCAACTTGTTCTGCTCTCAAAAAACAGGGACAGTGAATATTAATGCATCCAAAAACATAGGATATAACGTAACGTGTTCCCTTAatgaatttgttttttaaatgtggaaaaattgtaagaaaaatgTTTGAAGGGACTAAATATCTAAATAATTAACATGCAATGCTTTTAAAGATTCATTTCACTCACGGATGCCAATAacgcaaaaaagaaaaaaaaaattcacacacACAAAGAGACATGCatataaatcaataaatcatcTTCTACTACtctttcaacaaacacataataggccatcttttttttctcattcaGAAACCAGATTGATCCCAGAATCCTTGTTTGgttttgaatggaaaaggggGTCATTGATCTCATACTAGTCCCAAGTGGTCTTCTTGTAATGGTAATATACCATTTCTGGCTTCTTCGTAGAGTTCTGAAGCACCCCACCAAAACTACTATTGCTGTCAATGAAATCAGTAGACGTCTCTGGGTTGAAACTATGATGGAGGTAGGTACTTAATTATGTGGTTGTcttgacaattttttttttttacattaaaagATTTAAGTAAAGATAATTCTAACTACACAAAAATATAAGTTAAGTACATATatctaatatattattaaataaataaaaataactaatttttaaatttattataatacttAAAAGGTCATCTagatacaaaaatttttaaaatattttaaacacaaatcgaatatttgtgtaccttccataatttaaaaaaatactaaaaattacaatattaaaatatattactcATCCTACttttatatctaaattttttatttaaattttttagcctCAAGAAGCATCTACTTCAGTAGAACAACTAGTAGCTATTACCTAtctaatttgtattttcttaaaatttaaaaatatctggCCGATttcatttataataaaattaaatgtttgtggtattaatttatttaaaaaatgtttcCTTAACACTGATGTAactttataaaagaaaaaagtgtagtattaaattgtaaattattttatgtacgagaaaaattttatttacaaGCGAAGGAGTATTAAAAAGTTTTGAGCTGATATATATTCAATGCAGTAATATAGCTAATTATATGTATTTGCCACAATAATGGTTAATTTAATCTTTTGAGTGAAAGGATACAGAATTTGCTGAtgagattgtgacttagctgcTTCTCAGTTTTCTCAAATTTGATGAgtatcatttttttcttgtaaagctttttcttgtttaattaATTACCGTTTGTGAGatttcttctaaaaaaatatgtttttttctagttgtttAGTTttgttgagatttttttttgttgttgtttggcTGTAATATAGTCTTACGGTAAGTTTTATTCAGTTTCACCagtacttatttttggaaaaaaattctaacaattaattaatttttaaaaattttatttatgtaattaataTTGGTGTGAagagtaaatatttaaattagatgAAAATTCAGTTAATTTTATAcgaaattaatagttaaaaatcgttaaataatttaataaatttaattaaattgtcaTTTAATAACTCTCATCTATTAATTTCATATGAAGTGAATTACCTAAATTTCCACCTTTAAATTATCAGGATATACCAAGGCATGGGGTTCTGGCAGTGCAATCCTTGAGGAACAACATAATGGCTTCAACCCTTTTGGCCACCGCCGCCATATCGCTTTCTTCCCTCTTAGCCATATTAATGGTTGGCAGCGGTGGCGGCAACTATGGTGGCTACTACCACAAAGGAGAAACCAAGAGCCTTGTCTCCAAGGCCTATGGTGATAGAATAAGTGATTACATTTTGTCTTTGAAGTTCTTCGCCATGTTATTGTGCTTCTTGCTCTCATTCATGTTCAATGTTCAATCAATAAGGTACTATAACCAAGCAAGCATCCTCATTAACGTACCCTACAAGAAAGTGCCGTCGCCGACGCCGACACGGAGCCTCAGACTTGGGATGTTAAATGTCACCAAGATTTTCAACAAGGGGAGCTATTTTTGGTCTCTAGGATGGCGGGCCATCTACNNNNNNNNNNNNNNNNNNNNNNNNNNTGTGGCTTTTGGGACCAATTCCGATGTTTGTTTCATGCATTGTCCTAGTCTTCATTTTGTACTTCTTGGATTCTACCTTTGATTATGGATGGCAAGGGGGTGACAATAACGAGGTGCATAAGAACTACAATGTGTGTTGACATGGAAGTTGGTATGGGGGCCAATTGATATATGGAACCTTATGATCCCTAATTGGCCAATGCCGTATGAAATCTCTTGTGCATGCAATAGTTCTGCTTTTGGGTAATTTTTCCTTTTGCGTCAATAATTTCACTTCTTTAACAACACATAGGGCAAATTTCATGCACCAAAATAAAAACCATAAGTACTGGAAAACCGATGAACCAGAAGTAAAAGTAGTGCTCGTCATTGTCATTAATGCGTgattctctctcatatttatttttggtcctatttatgaaataaatggtgagagaCCCCACTTTACtttctaaagtgaaattcaaactttagaaaaTCCAAATCCATGAATTATTATAGCTCAATTGGTATAGTTTCTCTATACTCATCTAAGAAGTTGTAGATTCGAGTTTTCTTAATTatcattatataaaaaaattacatatataaaaattttatataaataagacaacataaaaaagaaagacGAACAAATACGCTGGgaggaaaataaaagagaaaagagaggaaattaaaagcaaagaaaaaaacaacaaagagaaaggaagaaaaaaaggaaaacaaaacacataaaaagaagaaaaacaactcaacaaaaaaaaaaaaaagaaaaggaggagGGAATGAAgaagggttttttttttctatttaaataaaatattatgatttattgatttaaataaagaTACATGAATTTATTAATTTGTACATTTAATCTTATTTTCGTAGTCAAAAACTGCAAAAATGAGACTaagtacataaattaaaaaagtttgaACACTTATTATTTCATTCCCACATTTCAAGTTTAAAATTTCGATTGAAAGTTGATTATTCTAACTTTGACACCATATTTGTCTGGAAAATCTTAGATCAATAATATTTGGCCTCAAATATGTGGGAATTACGAATTGTTTGGATGAcatttttgttaattgattGTTTGAGATTGATTTGACTGAGAAAATTTTGAATTGCCTTAATAGAAATATCAAAAGATGAGTACTCATGTGAAAATACCTCGATGTGAAACTAATCTAGCTAAGAACGATTGCATAATTTGATGTgtttaattaaactaattttttcttGATAGTCACACTAATTAAATTggttttttattgaataaatttttCCTGAAAACAAAAATGTGATTTAGTTGTTGGCCATGCATTATATCCttattatgatttatattaaatataataattgagAAGTAAGTAAAATGAATATGTAATAATCTGCCTTAGTAAAAAGTGATATAATAGGTTTTAATATTAGTGATACTTTTAGTATAATGATAAATTAATACAAACCGATACGATAA comes from the Arachis duranensis cultivar V14167 chromosome 7, aradu.V14167.gnm2.J7QH, whole genome shotgun sequence genome and includes:
- the LOC107458472 gene encoding uncharacterized protein LOC107458472 isoform X1; the protein is MEKGVIDLILVPSGLLVMVIYHFWLLRRVLKHPTKTTIAVNEISRRLWVETMMEDIPRHGVLAVQSLRNNIMASTLLATAAISLSSLLAILMVGSGGGNYGGYYHKGETKSLVSKAYGDRISTITKQASSLTYPTRKCRRRRRHGASDLGC
- the LOC107458472 gene encoding uncharacterized protein LOC107458472 isoform X2 — its product is MEKGVIDLILVPSGLLVMVIYHFWLLRRVLKHPTKTTIAVNEISRRLWVETMMEDIPRHGVLAVQSLRNNIMASTLLATAAISLSSLLAILMVGSGGGNYGGYYHKGETKSLVSKAYGTITKQASSLTYPTRKCRRRRRHGASDLGC